From a single Okeanomitos corallinicola TIOX110 genomic region:
- a CDS encoding WecB/TagA/CpsF family glycosyltransferase, giving the protein MYKSDVKISVLGLPVHLMANYSQWLLECLQHNRGTHVVTLNAEMTMQAERNESLAAVIQKADLVIPDGAGVVLYLRYLLRQAVKRCPGIELAENFLAEIGQHQLDTKIFFYGGATEVAATAAAFWEQQIPDLNIVGTHSGYHSPEEEQLLQQTLAQLQPQVIFVGLGVPRQELWIAKNRHLCPQAIWVGVGGSFDIWSGRKNRAPSWLANNNLEWLYRLYQEPWRWRRMLALPEFVLKAFIYRLTTRSINSAGC; this is encoded by the coding sequence ATGTATAAATCAGATGTAAAAATTTCCGTATTGGGTTTACCTGTTCATCTGATGGCTAACTACTCTCAATGGTTGCTAGAATGCCTCCAGCATAATAGAGGAACTCATGTAGTCACTCTGAATGCAGAAATGACCATGCAAGCAGAAAGAAATGAATCCTTAGCCGCAGTTATTCAAAAAGCCGATTTAGTGATTCCAGATGGTGCAGGGGTGGTTCTGTACTTGAGATATCTATTAAGACAAGCAGTAAAACGTTGTCCAGGAATTGAATTAGCAGAAAACTTCTTAGCAGAAATTGGTCAACATCAACTTGATACTAAAATATTTTTCTATGGAGGAGCGACAGAAGTAGCTGCAACAGCAGCAGCTTTTTGGGAACAGCAAATACCAGACTTAAATATAGTAGGTACTCACTCCGGATATCATTCCCCAGAAGAAGAACAATTACTACAGCAAACTTTAGCTCAGTTGCAACCACAAGTGATTTTTGTTGGTTTAGGAGTTCCCCGTCAAGAATTGTGGATTGCTAAAAATCGTCATCTTTGTCCCCAAGCAATTTGGGTAGGGGTTGGTGGTAGTTTTGATATTTGGTCAGGACGTAAAAATCGCGCCCCCAGTTGGTTAGCAAATAACAATTTAGAATGGCTATACCGTTTATACCAAGAACCTTGGCGTTGGCGACGAATGTTGGCTTTACCGGAGTTTGTCCTCAAGGCCTTTATTTATCGTTTGACTACTAGAAGTATTAATAGTGCTGGTTGCTGA